In a genomic window of Oncorhynchus keta strain PuntledgeMale-10-30-2019 chromosome 26, Oket_V2, whole genome shotgun sequence:
- the LOC118359109 gene encoding F-box-like/WD repeat-containing protein TBL1XR1 isoform X1 — translation MSISSDEVNFLVYRYLQESGFSHSAFTFGIESHISQSNINGALVPPAALISIIQKGLQYVEAEVSINEDGTLFDGRPIESLSLIDAVMPDVVQTRQQAYRDKLAQQQAAQAPPATTTNLAANAKNGENTANGEENGAHTLANLAHADEVLSVCHTDNHVDMMEVDGNVAIPQNKALVLRGHESEVFICAWNPVSDLLASGSGDSTARIWNLSDSSSTQLVLRHCIREGGQDVPSNKDVTSLDWNSEGTLLATGSYDGFARIWTKDGNLASTLGQHKGPIFALKWNKKGNFILSAGVDKTTIIWDAHTGEAKQQFPFHSAPALDVDWQSNNTFASCSTDMCIHVCKLGQDRPIKTFQGHTNEVNAIKWDPTGNLLASCSDDMTLKIWSMKQDTCVHDLQAHSKEIYTIKWSPTGPGTNNPNANLMLASASFDSTVRLWDVDRGICIHTLTKHQEPVYSVAFSPDGRHLASGSFDKCVHIWNTQTGALVHSYRGTGGIFEVCWNAAGDKVGASASDGSVCVLDLRK, via the exons ATGAGCATAAGCAGTGATGAGGTCAACTTTCTTGTGTACAGATACCTACAGGAGTCAG GATTTTCCCACTCAGCCTTCACGTTTGGCATAGAGAGCCACATCAGCCAGTCCAACATCAATGGAGCCCTGGTGCCCCCTGCTGCCCTCATCTCCATCATACAGAAGGGCCTGCAGTACGTGGAGGCCGAAGTCAGCATTAATGAG GACGGTACGCTGTTCGACGGACGGCCGATCGAGTCCCTGTCGCTCATCGACGCGGTAATGCCGGATGTGGTGCAGACACGGCAGCAGGCCTACCGAGACAAGCTGGCCCAGCAGCAGGCAGCCCAGGCTCCCCCGGCCACCACCACCAACTTGGCGGCCAATGCCAAGAACGGAGAGAACACGGCCAACGGCGAGGAAAACGGAGCTCACACCTTAGCTA ATCTTGCACATGCTGATGAGGTGCTCTCTGTGTGCCATACAGACAACCACGTCGACATGATGGAGGTGGATGGGAATGTGGCGATTCCCCAGAACAAAGCCTTGGTGCTCCGAGGTCACGAGTCAGAGGTGTTCATCTGCGCCTGGAACCCTGTCTCCGACCTGCTTGCCTCCGG GTCTGGGGACTCGACGGCACGGATCTGGAACCTGAGTGACAGCAGCTCCACACAGCTTGTACTGAGGCACTGCATACGGGAGGGAGGTCAGGACGTCCCCAGCAACAAAGACGTCACATCATTAGACTGGAAC AGTGAGGGTACGTTACTAGCAACCGGCTCATATGATGGATTTGCCAGGATATGGACAAAGGATG GTAATCTTGCAAGTACCCTGGGTCAACACAAAGGTCCCATTTTTGCATTAAAATGGAACAAAAAAGGAAACTTTATTCTTAGTGCCGGAGTAGATAAG ACTACAATCATATGGGATGCTCACACAGGAGAAGCAAAGCAGCAGTTCCCGTTCCATTCAG CACCTGCTCTGGATGTGGACTGGCAGAGCAACAACACGTTTGCCTCCTGCAGTACAGACATGTGCATCCACGTGTGTAAGCTTGGCCAAGACAGGCCTATCAAGACATTCCAAGGACACACA AATGAAGTGAATGCAATCAAATGGGATCCAACCGGTAACCTGCTAGCCTCTTGCTCAGATGACATGACGCTGAAG ATCTGGAGTATGAAACAGGACACATGCGTTCATGATCTGCAAGCTCACAGCAAAGAGATCTACACTATCAAATGGAGCCCCACCGGTCCTGGAACCAACAACCCCAATGCCAATCTGATGCTTGCCAG CGCGTCCTTTGATTCGACGGTGCGGCTGTGGGATGTGGACCGAGGCATCTGCATCCACACGTTAACCAAACACCAGGAGCCTGTCTACAGTGTGGCCTTCAGCCCAGACGGCAGGCATCTGGCCAGCGGCTCCTTCGACAAGTGTGTTCACATCTGGAACACGCAG ACTGGCGCTTTAGTCCATAGTTACAGGGGGACAGGGGGGATCTTTGAAGTTTGCTGGAATGCAGCAGGTGACAAAGTGGGAGCAAGTGCATCAGATGGATCT GTTTGTGTATTAGATCTGCGGAAATAA
- the LOC118359109 gene encoding F-box-like/WD repeat-containing protein TBL1XR1 isoform X2, producing the protein MSISSDEVNFLVYRYLQESGFSHSAFTFGIESHISQSNINGALVPPAALISIIQKGLQYVEAEVSINEDGTLFDGRPIESLSLIDAVMPDVVQTRQQAYRDKLAQQQAAQAPPATTTNLAANAKNGENTANGEENGAHTLANNHVDMMEVDGNVAIPQNKALVLRGHESEVFICAWNPVSDLLASGSGDSTARIWNLSDSSSTQLVLRHCIREGGQDVPSNKDVTSLDWNSEGTLLATGSYDGFARIWTKDGNLASTLGQHKGPIFALKWNKKGNFILSAGVDKTTIIWDAHTGEAKQQFPFHSAPALDVDWQSNNTFASCSTDMCIHVCKLGQDRPIKTFQGHTNEVNAIKWDPTGNLLASCSDDMTLKIWSMKQDTCVHDLQAHSKEIYTIKWSPTGPGTNNPNANLMLASASFDSTVRLWDVDRGICIHTLTKHQEPVYSVAFSPDGRHLASGSFDKCVHIWNTQTGALVHSYRGTGGIFEVCWNAAGDKVGASASDGSVCVLDLRK; encoded by the exons ATGAGCATAAGCAGTGATGAGGTCAACTTTCTTGTGTACAGATACCTACAGGAGTCAG GATTTTCCCACTCAGCCTTCACGTTTGGCATAGAGAGCCACATCAGCCAGTCCAACATCAATGGAGCCCTGGTGCCCCCTGCTGCCCTCATCTCCATCATACAGAAGGGCCTGCAGTACGTGGAGGCCGAAGTCAGCATTAATGAG GACGGTACGCTGTTCGACGGACGGCCGATCGAGTCCCTGTCGCTCATCGACGCGGTAATGCCGGATGTGGTGCAGACACGGCAGCAGGCCTACCGAGACAAGCTGGCCCAGCAGCAGGCAGCCCAGGCTCCCCCGGCCACCACCACCAACTTGGCGGCCAATGCCAAGAACGGAGAGAACACGGCCAACGGCGAGGAAAACGGAGCTCACACCTTAGCTA ACAACCACGTCGACATGATGGAGGTGGATGGGAATGTGGCGATTCCCCAGAACAAAGCCTTGGTGCTCCGAGGTCACGAGTCAGAGGTGTTCATCTGCGCCTGGAACCCTGTCTCCGACCTGCTTGCCTCCGG GTCTGGGGACTCGACGGCACGGATCTGGAACCTGAGTGACAGCAGCTCCACACAGCTTGTACTGAGGCACTGCATACGGGAGGGAGGTCAGGACGTCCCCAGCAACAAAGACGTCACATCATTAGACTGGAAC AGTGAGGGTACGTTACTAGCAACCGGCTCATATGATGGATTTGCCAGGATATGGACAAAGGATG GTAATCTTGCAAGTACCCTGGGTCAACACAAAGGTCCCATTTTTGCATTAAAATGGAACAAAAAAGGAAACTTTATTCTTAGTGCCGGAGTAGATAAG ACTACAATCATATGGGATGCTCACACAGGAGAAGCAAAGCAGCAGTTCCCGTTCCATTCAG CACCTGCTCTGGATGTGGACTGGCAGAGCAACAACACGTTTGCCTCCTGCAGTACAGACATGTGCATCCACGTGTGTAAGCTTGGCCAAGACAGGCCTATCAAGACATTCCAAGGACACACA AATGAAGTGAATGCAATCAAATGGGATCCAACCGGTAACCTGCTAGCCTCTTGCTCAGATGACATGACGCTGAAG ATCTGGAGTATGAAACAGGACACATGCGTTCATGATCTGCAAGCTCACAGCAAAGAGATCTACACTATCAAATGGAGCCCCACCGGTCCTGGAACCAACAACCCCAATGCCAATCTGATGCTTGCCAG CGCGTCCTTTGATTCGACGGTGCGGCTGTGGGATGTGGACCGAGGCATCTGCATCCACACGTTAACCAAACACCAGGAGCCTGTCTACAGTGTGGCCTTCAGCCCAGACGGCAGGCATCTGGCCAGCGGCTCCTTCGACAAGTGTGTTCACATCTGGAACACGCAG ACTGGCGCTTTAGTCCATAGTTACAGGGGGACAGGGGGGATCTTTGAAGTTTGCTGGAATGCAGCAGGTGACAAAGTGGGAGCAAGTGCATCAGATGGATCT GTTTGTGTATTAGATCTGCGGAAATAA